In the genome of Raphanus sativus cultivar WK10039 chromosome 4, ASM80110v3, whole genome shotgun sequence, one region contains:
- the LOC108854981 gene encoding tubulin-folding cofactor D produces the protein MAATEEQIPPAKIETEADAVKVEEEEQEEDDEHDSKERVLQRYFLQEWNLVKSLLDGIVSNGRVVVPSSVQKIQSIMDKYQEQGQLVEPYLETIVSPLMLIIHTKAAELDTRSDEILEIIKPICIIIYTLVTVCGYKSVIKFFPHQVSDLELAVLLLEKCHTTASVSSLRQESTGEMEAKCVTLLWLSILVLVPFDISSVDTSIAGDESFGVGDIAPLVLKILGFCKDYLCSSGPMRRISGLLLSKLLTRPDMGKAFASFVEWTDEVLSSKEDSVVNHFRLLGVMEALAAIFKTASRKVLLDVLPTVLNKVTVLSKSNTATRSPLLRKYLIKLTQRIGLVCLPHRLPSWRYVARTASLSENISTGPTQRLAPGHAGAAVSQPESPDDQEDEDMDVPEILEEIIEMLLSGLRDTDTVVRWSAAKGIGRVSSRLTSVLSEEVLSSVLELFSPGEGDGSWHGGCLALAELARRGLLLPRSFPQVVPIIVKALHYDVRRGPHSVGSHVRDAAAYVCWAFGRAYYHKDMKNVLDQLAPDLLIVGSFDREVNCRRAAAAAFQENVGRQGNYPHGIDIVNIADYFSLSSRVNSYLQVAVSIAQYEGYLYPFVDELLYNKICHWDKSLRELAAKALAALVKYEPEYFVNYVLEKLILCTLSTDLCMRHGATLAAGEVVLALHQCGYVLSADTHKRIAGIVPAIEKARLYRGKGGEIMRLAVSRFIECISSSHVTFSERTERILLDTLTVNLGHPNSQIQNAAVRAVQQLVQSYLIGNDKKAADLISKHLKHLTDPNVAVRRGSALALGVLPHELLIAKWNDVLLKLCSACKIEVNPEDRDAEARMNAVKGLTSVCETLTQRRASDPENDDLSLLILIKTEVMDTLLKALDDYSVDNRGDVGSWVREAAIHGLEKCTYILCKKVGDHTNDSSSLYDSNLANRLIGGIVKQGVEKMDKLRETAAKALQRILYHETVTVPYIPYREKLEEVIPNQEGLRWAVPTFSFPRFVQLLGLPCYSKGVMSGLIISTGGLQKSLKEASFSALLQYLGEGEGNEQRAKESGMCDDILWILQEYKKCDRVIVPCLKTIEELLDEKMFQNQEAYTLSFYKGVVDSLAIELRASKIFAKLEAGVVILGYIASVSEPISKQAFSQLLSFLAHRYPKIREKAAEEACLALVRNKTLVTEDKSERVKDIITTPCWEAGMELTQSQKLELCELAGLEHGVVFRTRSRTVTKTITASDENASYSALVDSSGF, from the exons ATGGCAGCCACAGAAGAGCAAATCCCGCCGGCAAAAATCGAAACCGAGGCAGATGCGGTGAAagtagaagaggaagaacaagaagaagacgacgagcATGATTCGAAGGAGAGAGTACTACAACGATACTTCTTACAAGAATGGAATCTCGTCAAATCCCTTCTCGACGGTATCGTCTCGAACGGCCGCGTCGTCGTTCCTTCCTCCGTTCAGAAGATCCAATCAATC ATGGATAAGTACCAGGAGCAAGGTCAACTAGTGGAGCCTTACTTAGAGACCATAGTCTCACCACTAATGCTAATCATCCACACGAAAGCGGCTGAGCTAGATACGAGATCCGACGAGATTCTCGAAATAATCAAGCCTATATGCATCATTATCTACACTCTAGTCACTGTGTGCGGTTACAAGTCAGTTATAAAGTTCTTTCCGCATCAAGTATCCGATCTTGAACTCGCTGTGTTGCTTCTCGAGAAGTGCCACACCACGGCGTCTGTTTCTTCGTTGAGGCAAGAGAGCACTGGGGAGATGGAGGCGAAATGTGTGACTCTCTTGTGGCTTTCGATCCTCGTGCTGGTGCCGTTTGATATCTCTTCTGTTGATACGAGTATTGCGGGGGATGAGAGCTTTGGTGTGGGGGATATTGCTCCTTTGGTGTTGAAGATTTTGGGGTTTTGTAAGGATTATCTTTGCAGCTCTGGACCGATGAGGAGGATATCGGGTTTGTTGCTCTCTAAGCTTTTGACGCGTCCGGATATGGGGAAGGCGTTCGCAAG TTTTGTTGAGTGGACTGATGAAGTTTTATCTTCTAAAGAAGATAGTGTGGTGAACCACTTTCGCTTGCTTGGTGTGATGGAGGCTCTGGCTGCCATTTTtaag ACTGCTAGCCGGAAAGTGTTGCTGGATGTGCTTCCTACTGTTTTGAATAAGGTGACCGTGCTAAGCAAATCAAATACAGCAACTAGAAGTCCTCTGCTTCGCAAGTATTTGATCAAGCTAACTCAGAGGATAGGGCTAGTTTGTCTTCCTCATCGCTTACCTTCCTGGCGCTATGTG GCTCGAACTGCCTCCCTTTCTGAAAATATATCTACGGGTCCGACCCAGAGATTGGCCCCTGGTCATGCTGGTGCTGCCGTCTCACAACCAGAAAGTCCGGATGACCAAGAGGATGAAGATATGGATGTTCCTGAAATCTTAGAAGAGATAATTGAAATGCTACTCTCTGGTCTGAGAGACACG GATACCGTGGTTCGTTGGTCTGCTGCAAAGGGTATAGGTCGTGTATCTTCACGGCTAACATCTGTTCTTTCCGAAGAGGTTCTGTCATCTGTATTGGAACTATTTTCACCAGGAGAG GGAGATGGTTCATGGCATGGGGGTTGTTTGGCTTTGGCTGAACTGGCTCGTAGAGGGTTACTGTTGCCTAGAAGTTTCCCACAAGTCGTCCCAATTATTGTGAAG GCACTCCATTATGATGTCCGTAGAGGTCCGCACAGTGTTGGATCACATGTGCGTGATGCAGCGGCTTATGTTTGCTGGGCATTTGGGCGTGCCTATTACCACAAAGATATGAAAAACGTGCTGGATCAGCTTGCTCCAGATTTATTGATTGTGGGTTCCTTTGATAGAGAG GTGAACTGCAGAAGGGCTGCTGCCGCTGCTTTCCAAGAGAATGTTGGAAGGCAAGGAAATTACCCTCATGGGATTGACATAGTGAACATAGCTGACTATTTTTCCCTTTCGTCTCGGGTGAACTCTTACCTTCAGGTTGCTGTTTCCATTGCTCAATATGAAGGGTATCTCTATCCTTTTGTGGATGAATTGCTATACAACAAGATCTGCCACTGG GACAAAAGCTTGAGAGAACTTGCTGCAAAAGCTCTTGCTGCTCTTGTTAAATATGAGCCTGAGTACTTCGTCAACTATGTGCTGGAGAAACTAATTCTTTGTACCCTTTCAACTGATTTGTGCATGCGCCATGGTGCCACATTGGCAGCTGGAGAGGTTGTGTTAGCTCTGCACCAATGTGGCTATGTCCTTTCTGCTG ACACCCATAAGCGTATTGCGGGCATTGTCCCTGCCATTGAGAAAGCACGCCTTTACCGTGGAAAAGGTGGAGAAATAATGCGACTGGCTGTCTCACGTTTTATCGAGTGTATCTCGTCATCGCATGTGACATTTTCTGAGAGAACCGAACGGATCCTGCTGGATACCCTCACTGTGAATCTAGGGCATCCCAATTCTCAGATACAG AATGCAGCTGTCAGAGCTGTTCAACAGCTTGTGCAATCCTATCTAATTGGCAATGATAAGAAAGCTGCTGATTTAATATCAAAACACCTAAAACATCTAACGGACCCAAACGTAGCTGTTCGAAGAGGTTCTGCACTTGCACTAGGTGTTCTTCCACATGAACTATTGATTGCAAAATGGAACGATGTACTTTTGAAGCTCTGCAGTGCCTGTAAGATAGAG GTGAATCCTGAAGATAGAGATGCTGAGGCACGCATGAATGCTGTAAAGGGACTCACATCCGTGTGTGAGACTCTTACTCAGCGAAGAGCTAGTGATCCTGAAAACGATGACCTATCACTTTTGATTCTTATCAAGACTGAAGTGATGGATACTTTACTCAAAGCTCTTGATGATTATTCAGTTGATAACAGAGGTGATGTAGGTTCTTGGGTTCGTGAAGCTGCAATCCATGGACTTGAGAAATGTACATACATTCTCTGTAAGAAAGTCGGAGATCATACCAATGATTCATCTTCGCTTTATGATTCAAATCTCGCAAACCGTTTGATTGGGGGTATTGTGAAACAAGGAGTGGAGAAAATGGATAAGTTGAGAGAAACAGCTGCTAAAGCTCTTCAAAGGATTCTGTATCACGAAACAGTAACCGTACCTTACATACCTTATAGAGAAAAACTTGAAGAAGTTATTCCCAACCAAGAAGGCCTACGATGGGCG GTGCCGACTTTCTCCTTCCCACGTTTCGTTCAGCTATTAGGCTTACCTTGTTACAGCAAAGGGGTGATGTCTGGACTAATAATTTCGACTGGAGGATTGCAAAAATCACTTAAAGAGGCTTCATTCTCTGCACTGCTGCAGTACCTGGGGGAAGGTGAAGGAAATGAACAACGAGCAAAAGAGTCTGGTATGTGCGACGACATCCTCTGGATACTTCAAGAGTACAAGAAATGTGACCGAGTGATCGTGCCATGTCTGAAG ACGATTGAGGAGCTCTTGGATGAAAAGATGTTTCAGAATCAAGAG GCTTATACGTTGAGTTTCTACAAGGGAGTCGTGGATTCGTTAGCCATCGAACTCAGAGCGTCAAAGATATTCGCAAAGTTGGAGGCAGGAGTTGTGATACTTGGGTATATTGCTTCAGTCTCGGAGCCCATCAGCAAACAAGCCTTCTCTCAGCTTCTATCATTCCTTGCTCACCGATACCCAAAG ATCAGAGAGAAGGCGGCTGAAGAAGCCTGTCTTGCGCTTGTTCGAAACAAAACCTTAGTAACAGAGGACAAGAGTGAGAGAGTGAAAGATATAATAACTACGCCTTGTTGGGAAGCTGGCATGGAACTAACCCAATCTCAGAAGCTGGAGTTGTGTGAATTGGCTGGTTTAGAGCATGGAGTAGTGTTCAGGACCAGAAGCAGAACGGTGACTAAGACCATCACGGCTTCTGACGAGAATGCGTCTTACTCAGCTCTGGTCGATTCCTCTGGCTTCTGA
- the LOC108854671 gene encoding transketolase-1, chloroplastic, with protein sequence MASTSSLALSQALLVRAISHHGSDQRVSLVPSSLSSRCASSRRRNAASMTKLRSLPLPRPLLVRAAAVETLETSTNSSIVDKSVNSIRFLAIDAVEKAKSGHPGLPMGCAPMAHILYDEVMRYNPKNPYWFNRDRFVLSAGHGCMLLYALLHLAGYDSVLEEDLKSFRQWGSKTPGHPENFETPGIEVTTGPLGQGIANAVGLALAEKHLAARFNKPDAEVVDHYTYVILGDGCQMEGISNEAASLAGHWGLGKLIAFYDDNHISIDGDTEIAFTENVDQRFEALGWHVIWVKNGNTGYDEIRAAIKEAKTVTDKPTLIKVTTTIGYGSPNKANSYSVHGAALGEKEVEATRNNLGWPYEPFQVPDDVKSHWSRHTPEGKALESDWNANFAAYEKKYPEEAAELKSIITGELPAGWEKALPTYTPESPGDATRNLSQQCLNAIAKVVPGFLGGSADLASSNMTLLKAFGDFQKATPEERNLRFGVREHGMGAICNGIALHSPGLIPYCATFFVFTDYMRGAMRISALSEAGVIYVMTHDSIGLGEDGPTHQPIEHIASFRAMPNTLMFRPADGNETAGAYKIAVTKRKTPSILALSRQKLPQLPGTSIEGVEKGGYTISDNSSGNKPDVILIGTGSELEIAAQAGEVLRKEGKTVRVVSFVCWELFDEQTDEYKESVLPSDVSARVSIEAASTFGWGKIVGGKGKSIGINSFGASAPAPLLYKEFGITVEAVVDAAKSLF encoded by the exons ATGGCTTCAACTTCCTCACTCGCTCTCTCACAGGCCCTCCTCGTTCGCGCCATCTCTCACCATGGCTCCGACCAACGCGTCTCCTTAGTACCATCATCTCTCTCCTCACGCTGCGCCTCTTCTCGCCGCCGCAACGCCGCCTCGATGACCAAACTCCGATCTCTCCCTCTCCCCCGCCCCCTCCTCGTCCGCGCCGCGGCCGTCGAGACGCTCGAGACGAGCACCAATTCGTCGATCGTGGACAAATCGGTGAACTCGATAAGGTTCTTGGCGATCGATGCGGTGGAGAAGGCCAAGTCGGGTCACCCTGGTCTTCCCATGGGATGTGCCCCCATGGCTCACATTCTCTACGATGAGGTCATGAGGTATAACCCCAAAAACCCTTACTGGTTTAACCGTGACCGGTTCGTTCTCTCCGCTGGTCATGGTTGTATGTTGCTCTACGCCTTGCTTCATCTCGCCGGATACGACAGCGTTTTG GAGGAGGATTTGAAGAGTTTCCGACAATGGGGAAGCAAGACACCTGGACATCCTGAGAATTTCGAGACTCCTGGGATTGAAGTCACCACTG GTCCTCTTGGACAAGGGATTGCGAATGCTGTTGGTTTAGCTCTTGCTGAGAAGCATTTAGCTGCTAGGTTCAACAAACCTGATGCTGAAGTTGTCGACCACTACAC ATATGTGATCCTTGGAGATGGTTGTCAGATGGAAGGTATTTCAAATGAAGCTGCCTCTCTAGCTGGTCACTGGGGGCTTGGAAAGCTCATTGCTTTCTACGACGACAATCACATCTCCATTGATGGAGACACTGAGATTGCCTTTACTGAGAACGTTGACCAGCGTTTCGAAGCTCTTGGATGGCATGTGATCTGGGTGAAGAATGGTAACACTGGGTATGACGAGATCCGTGCTGCTATTAAGGAAGCTAAAACTGTTACAGACAAGCCCACTTTGATTAAG GTTACTACTACAATTGGTTATGGATCTCCAAACAAGGCTAACTCATACAGTGTCCATGGAGCTGCACTTGGTGAGAAGGAAGTTGAGGCTACCAGAAACAACCTTGGATGGCCTTATGAGCCATTCCAAGTACCTGATGATGTTAAAAG CCACTGGAGCCGTCACACGCCTGAAGGCAAAGCTCTTGAATCTGACTGGAATGCAAATTTTGCAGCATATGAAAAGAAGTACCCAGAGGAAGCTGCAGAGTTGAAATCTATCATCACTGGTGAACTACCTGCTGGCTGGGAGAAGGCACTACCA ACATACACACCTGAGTCTCCAGGGGACGCCACTAGAAACCTGTCACAGCAATGTCTTAACGCCATAGCCAAAGTTGTACCCGGTTTCCTCGGTGGAAGTGCTGACCTTGCATCTTCCAACATGACACTGCTCAAAGCCTTTGGTGACTTCCAAAAGGCAACACCCGAAGAGAGAAACCTTAGGTTCGGTGTCAGGGAGCACGGAATGGGAGCCATCTGCAACGGCATTGCCCTTCACAGCCCTGGACTCATCCCTTACTGCGCAACCTTCTTTGTCTTCACTGACTACATGAGAGGTGCGATGAGAATCTCAGCCTTGTCCGAAGCTGGAGTGATCTACGTGATGACTCATGACTCCATTGGTCTTGGAGAAGATGGACCAACCCATCAGCCCATTGAGCACATCGCTAGCTTCCGTGCCATGCCCAACACTCTCATGTTCCGTCCCGCTGATGGAAACGAGACGGCCGGTGCGTACAAGATCGCTGTCACCAAGCGCAAGACGCCGTCTATCTTGGCCTTGTCTAGACAGAAGCTTCCTCAGCTTCCAGGGACGTCCATCGAGGGAGTTGAGAAGGGAGGATACACAATCTCTGACAACTCCTCGGGGAACAAACCTGATGTGATCTTGATTGGAACCGGTTCAGAGCTGGAGATTGCTGCACAGGCTGGAGAGGTGCTTAGGAAAGAAGGGAAGACGGTTAGAGTTGTGTCGTTTGTCTGCTGGGAGCTGTTTGACGAGCAGACGGATGAGTACAAGGAGAGTGTTTTGCCGTCTGATGTGTCGGCTAGAGTGAGTATCGAAGCGGCTTCGACTTTTGGTTGGGGGAAGATTGTTGGAGGGAAAGGGAAGTCTATTGGTATTAACTCGTTTGGAGCAAGTGCACCAGCTCCCTTGCTCTACAAGGAGTTTGGCATCACTGTTGAAGCTGTTGTTGATGCGGCTAAGTCACTCTTCTAA
- the LOC108852205 gene encoding auxin-responsive protein SAUR36 translates to MRKLRGIKIRRPFQRVTRWILRKTRLRRSRYIRLSPNRPVCKPKPIEKLISWGRSLTSHSARFLGCKRSKSGYIPIGEEPVQTKPDPVPKGHSAVYVGKKDGDFHRVMVPIVYFNHPLFGELLREAEEEFGFCQEGGITIPCPYSDFKRVQTRIESGSGFGKFPWSRRRQ, encoded by the coding sequence ATGAGGAAATTAAGAGGGATCAAAATCAGAAGACCCTTTCAACGAGTCACAAGATGGATCCTTCGCAAAACCCGACTCCGCCGTTCGAGATACATCCGGTTAAGCCCGAACCGGCCGGTTTGCAAACCTAAACCCATCGAGAAACTCATAAGCTGGGGTCGTAGTCTCACATCGCACAGCGCCAGGTTTCTCGGGTGTAAAAGATCAAAGTCCGGTTACATACCAATCGGTGAGGAACCGGTTCAAACTAAACCCGACCCAGTTCCGAAAGGTCACTCGGCCGTCTACGTCGGTAAAAAAGACGGCGACTTTCACAGGGTTATGGTGCCTATCGTCTACTTCAACCATCCTCTGTTCGGTGAGCTTCTGAGAGAAGCAGAGGAAGAGTTTGGGTTTTGTCAAGAAGGTGGGATCACTATCCCTTGTCCTTATTCGGATTTCAAACGGGTCCAGACCCGAATAGAATCCGGGTCGGGTTTTGGCAAGTTTCCATGGAGCCGGCGCCGGCAATAA
- the LOC108852088 gene encoding plasmodesmata-located protein 8 isoform X2, with protein sequence MRMLFLFSLLFFLFLHSSSSLRSSSESHIFIYGGCSPEKYTPNTPFESNRDTFLSSVVTSSSEESFNSFAVGNESSSSSSAAVFGLYQCREDLRPSDCSKCIQNSVDQITLLCPYSYGASLQLGGCFLRYETNDFLGRQDTSLRYKKCSSKSVENDYDFFKRRDDVLSDLESTQLRYKISRSGLVEGYAQCVGDLSPSDCTACLAESVGKLKNLCGSAVAAEVYLAQCYAHYWGSGYYDFSSDPTNGDNVGKSIAIIVGVIAGFAILVILLSLCRNNMH encoded by the exons aTGAGAAtgctctttctcttctctctcttgttcttcctcttcctccactcatcatcctccTTAAGATCATCATCAGAATCTCACATCTTCATCTACGGTGGATGTTCTCCGGAAAAATACACACCAAACACTCCTTTCGAATCAAACCGCGACACTTTCCTCTCTTCCGTCGTCACTTCCTCCTCCGAAGAATCCTTCAACAGCTTCGCCGTCGGCAACgaatcttcctcctcctcctcggcTGCTGTCTTCGGTCTTTATCAATGCCGTGAAGATCTCCGACCATCTGACTGCTCAAAATGTATCCAAAACTCTGTCGACCAGATCACTCTCCTTTGCCCTTACTCTTACGGTGCTTCTCTCCAGCTCGGAGGCTGCTTCTTACGTTACGAGACAAACGACTTTCTTGGGAGACAAGACACGAGTCTTAGGTACAAGAAGTGTAGTTCCAAGAGCGTTGAGAATGACTATGACTTTTTTAAAAGGAGAGACGATGTGTTGTCGGATCTTGAGTCCACTCAGCTCCGTTACAAAATTAGCCGGTCTGGTTTGGTCGAAGGTTATGCTCAATGTGTTGGTGACTTGAGTCCTAGTGACTGTACGGCTTGTCTTGCGGAATCTGTTGGGAAGTTAAAGAATCTTTGTGGCTCGGCGGTTGCAGCTGAGGTTTACTTGGCTCAGTGCTATGCTCATTATTGGGGTTCTGGTTACTATGACTTCTCTTCAG ATCCAACGAACGGAGATAACGTGGGGAAATCAATCGCGATCATCGTCGGAGTTATTGCTGGATTCGCAATTCTTGTTATCCTCCTCTCCCTCTGCAGAAACAACATGC ATTGA
- the LOC108852088 gene encoding plasmodesmata-located protein 8 isoform X1: MRMLFLFSLLFFLFLHSSSSLRSSSESHIFIYGGCSPEKYTPNTPFESNRDTFLSSVVTSSSEESFNSFAVGNESSSSSSAAVFGLYQCREDLRPSDCSKCIQNSVDQITLLCPYSYGASLQLGGCFLRYETNDFLGRQDTSLRYKKCSSKSVENDYDFFKRRDDVLSDLESTQLRYKISRSGLVEGYAQCVGDLSPSDCTACLAESVGKLKNLCGSAVAAEVYLAQCYAHYWGSGYYDFSSDPTNGDNVGKSIAIIVGVIAGFAILVILLSLCRNNMRK, encoded by the exons aTGAGAAtgctctttctcttctctctcttgttcttcctcttcctccactcatcatcctccTTAAGATCATCATCAGAATCTCACATCTTCATCTACGGTGGATGTTCTCCGGAAAAATACACACCAAACACTCCTTTCGAATCAAACCGCGACACTTTCCTCTCTTCCGTCGTCACTTCCTCCTCCGAAGAATCCTTCAACAGCTTCGCCGTCGGCAACgaatcttcctcctcctcctcggcTGCTGTCTTCGGTCTTTATCAATGCCGTGAAGATCTCCGACCATCTGACTGCTCAAAATGTATCCAAAACTCTGTCGACCAGATCACTCTCCTTTGCCCTTACTCTTACGGTGCTTCTCTCCAGCTCGGAGGCTGCTTCTTACGTTACGAGACAAACGACTTTCTTGGGAGACAAGACACGAGTCTTAGGTACAAGAAGTGTAGTTCCAAGAGCGTTGAGAATGACTATGACTTTTTTAAAAGGAGAGACGATGTGTTGTCGGATCTTGAGTCCACTCAGCTCCGTTACAAAATTAGCCGGTCTGGTTTGGTCGAAGGTTATGCTCAATGTGTTGGTGACTTGAGTCCTAGTGACTGTACGGCTTGTCTTGCGGAATCTGTTGGGAAGTTAAAGAATCTTTGTGGCTCGGCGGTTGCAGCTGAGGTTTACTTGGCTCAGTGCTATGCTCATTATTGGGGTTCTGGTTACTATGACTTCTCTTCAG ATCCAACGAACGGAGATAACGTGGGGAAATCAATCGCGATCATCGTCGGAGTTATTGCTGGATTCGCAATTCTTGTTATCCTCCTCTCCCTCTGCAGAAACAACATGCGTAAGTAA